One stretch of Thermococcus sp. M36 DNA includes these proteins:
- a CDS encoding threonine--tRNA ligase, whose amino-acid sequence MRMLLIHSDYLEYEVRGKALKNPEPIDEEKKQGRLEEVLAVFMSVEKVDEANPDEVVEKAVVEIKDVASQVKANRVFVYPFAHLSSELAKPDVALKVLQRIEERLKEEGFEVKRAPFGYYKAFKLSCKGHPLAELSRTVVPSGEAVSREERNIALEKEEELKSYWYILTPEGELIEVDKFDFTGHENLRKFANYEISKNRAADREPPHVRIMLEQELVDYEPGSDGGNLRYYPKGRLIKGLLEQYVTEKVVEYGAMEVETPIMYDFEHPALEKYLNRFPARQYIVKSGDKKFFLRFAACFGQFLIKKDATISYRNLPLRMYELTRYSFRREKSGELSGLRRLRAFTMPDMHTVARDLRQAMDEFKKQYKLSMEVLRGIGLTPDDYEVAIRFTEDFWNENRDFIVELVRIIGKPVLIEMWKQRFFYFILKFEFNFVDNLDKAAALSTVQIDVENAERFGITYYDEEGKERHPLILHCSPSGAIERVMYAVLEKQAKLQAKGIKPMFPLWLSPIQVRVIPVSDEVLDYALYVAGKLEGAKIRVDVDDTGDRLNKKIRKAEKEWIPYVIVVGRNEKEQNTVTVRRRADGRQMEMQLEDLIKEIKTQTEGFPYKPRPLPLLLSRRPRFRG is encoded by the coding sequence ATGAGAATGCTTCTGATACACAGCGACTATTTGGAGTACGAGGTCAGGGGCAAGGCCCTCAAGAACCCGGAGCCTATTGACGAAGAGAAGAAGCAGGGGCGCCTTGAGGAGGTTCTGGCGGTCTTCATGAGCGTTGAAAAGGTTGACGAGGCGAACCCAGATGAGGTCGTGGAAAAGGCGGTAGTCGAGATTAAGGACGTTGCATCACAGGTAAAGGCCAACCGTGTATTCGTTTACCCCTTCGCTCACCTGAGCAGCGAGCTGGCGAAGCCCGACGTTGCACTCAAGGTTCTCCAGAGGATAGAAGAGCGCCTTAAGGAGGAAGGCTTTGAGGTTAAAAGGGCCCCCTTCGGCTACTACAAGGCCTTTAAGCTGAGCTGCAAAGGTCACCCGCTGGCCGAGCTGAGCAGGACTGTGGTGCCGAGCGGCGAGGCAGTGAGCAGGGAGGAGCGCAACATCGCCCTCGAAAAGGAGGAGGAGCTCAAGAGCTACTGGTACATACTCACCCCAGAAGGCGAGCTGATTGAGGTCGACAAGTTCGATTTTACCGGCCACGAGAACCTGAGGAAGTTCGCCAACTACGAGATAAGCAAGAACCGGGCCGCCGACCGTGAGCCTCCTCACGTCAGGATAATGCTTGAGCAGGAGCTCGTGGACTACGAGCCTGGAAGCGACGGCGGGAACCTCCGCTACTATCCAAAGGGCCGCCTCATTAAGGGCCTGCTTGAACAGTACGTGACGGAGAAGGTCGTTGAGTACGGGGCCATGGAAGTTGAGACCCCCATTATGTACGACTTCGAGCACCCGGCGCTTGAGAAGTACCTCAACCGCTTCCCAGCGAGGCAGTACATAGTGAAGAGCGGCGACAAGAAGTTCTTCCTCCGCTTTGCCGCCTGCTTCGGCCAGTTCCTCATCAAGAAGGACGCCACTATAAGCTACCGCAATCTGCCACTCAGGATGTACGAGCTTACGAGATACTCCTTCAGGCGCGAGAAGAGCGGTGAGCTTTCAGGACTCAGGAGGCTCAGGGCATTCACGATGCCTGATATGCACACCGTCGCCCGCGATTTGAGGCAGGCCATGGACGAGTTTAAGAAGCAGTACAAGCTGAGCATGGAAGTGCTCAGGGGTATAGGCCTCACACCCGATGATTACGAAGTCGCAATAAGGTTCACGGAGGACTTCTGGAACGAAAACAGGGACTTCATAGTCGAGCTCGTGAGGATCATCGGCAAGCCTGTTCTCATAGAGATGTGGAAGCAGAGGTTCTTCTACTTCATCCTCAAGTTCGAGTTCAACTTCGTGGACAACCTCGACAAGGCCGCTGCCCTGAGCACCGTCCAGATTGACGTCGAGAACGCCGAGCGCTTCGGCATAACCTATTACGACGAGGAAGGCAAGGAGCGGCACCCGCTCATACTGCACTGCTCCCCGAGCGGTGCTATCGAGAGGGTCATGTACGCCGTACTTGAGAAGCAGGCAAAGCTGCAGGCAAAGGGAATAAAGCCGATGTTCCCGCTCTGGCTCAGTCCGATACAGGTTCGCGTAATTCCGGTCAGCGATGAGGTTCTCGACTATGCCCTCTACGTGGCGGGGAAGCTTGAAGGGGCGAAGATAAGGGTTGACGTCGACGACACCGGCGACAGGCTCAACAAGAAGATAAGGAAGGCCGAGAAGGAGTGGATACCCTACGTCATAGTTGTGGGTAGGAACGAGAAGGAGCAGAACACCGTAACGGTCAGGAGGAGGGCCGACGGAAGACAGATGGAGATGCAGCTCGAGGATCTGATCAAAGAGATAAAGACTCAGACCGAGGGGTTCCCCTACAAGCCGAGGCCTCTACCGCTCCTCCTCAGCAGGAGGCCCAGGTTCAGGGGCTGA
- a CDS encoding exosome complex RNA-binding protein Csl4: MDEKKSAKNGDLVIPGDYLGVIEEYLPGEGVKEENGELYAIRAGRVVIDQERMEISVEPITNTPPLPQVGDVVIARVIEVKPQAAIVQLVKIEGREDREIATSKLAGIHISQVRDGYVEGMSSEFKIGDVVRARVIANEKSPIQLSTKGHDLGVIYALCSRCRTPLVRRGNRLICPRCGHIETRKLSSFYRRMKV; the protein is encoded by the coding sequence ATGGATGAAAAGAAGTCCGCGAAAAACGGTGACCTTGTCATTCCCGGCGACTATCTCGGTGTCATCGAAGAGTACCTGCCCGGTGAGGGTGTTAAAGAGGAAAACGGAGAGCTGTACGCCATACGCGCCGGGAGGGTTGTAATCGACCAGGAGAGGATGGAAATAAGCGTCGAACCCATCACAAACACGCCCCCTCTCCCCCAGGTCGGCGATGTTGTCATAGCTAGGGTGATAGAGGTAAAACCCCAGGCCGCAATAGTCCAGCTGGTTAAAATCGAGGGCAGGGAGGACAGGGAAATAGCGACTTCCAAGCTCGCAGGAATACACATCTCCCAAGTGCGAGATGGGTACGTAGAGGGTATGAGCAGCGAGTTCAAAATCGGCGACGTAGTACGGGCTAGGGTCATAGCGAACGAGAAGAGTCCAATACAGCTGTCAACCAAAGGACACGACCTGGGCGTTATATATGCCCTCTGCTCCCGCTGCAGAACGCCCCTGGTGAGGAGGGGCAACAGGCTGATCTGCCCGCGCTGCGGCCACATCGAAACGAGAAAGCTGTCCTCCTTCTACAGACGGATGAAGGTGTGA
- a CDS encoding DUF2067 family protein, with the protein MARAKKVITIHVRDDREKEEFLKEIQRLRLPAFIYVHGKLDDLKINIQGTKDDIREAVRKIREIHSRVRAKLYPDRRGLYRYSIDDLMREAKTSVSTPVLLKALELMGETAELKEGELVTSMPWEEIVALTNRLGGHLSDIALQTTRQIREVVLPVAVAYDLDPGEVIDMLVDIGAAEWKEDKFKYELVKNKEQALEMLLKHLEGEENED; encoded by the coding sequence ATGGCGAGGGCGAAGAAGGTAATAACCATCCACGTCCGCGACGACAGGGAAAAGGAGGAGTTCCTGAAAGAGATCCAGAGGCTCCGGCTCCCGGCGTTCATATACGTCCACGGAAAGCTGGATGACTTAAAAATAAACATCCAGGGCACCAAGGACGATATTAGGGAAGCCGTTAGGAAGATCAGGGAGATCCACAGTAGGGTAAGGGCAAAGCTGTACCCGGACAGGAGGGGCCTCTACCGGTATTCCATAGACGACCTCATGAGAGAGGCCAAGACCAGCGTTTCAACGCCTGTGCTCCTGAAGGCTCTTGAGCTGATGGGAGAAACTGCGGAGCTGAAAGAAGGGGAGCTAGTAACCTCAATGCCTTGGGAGGAAATAGTGGCGCTGACGAACAGGCTTGGCGGCCACCTTTCAGACATAGCACTTCAGACTACTAGGCAGATAAGAGAGGTCGTCCTGCCGGTAGCTGTGGCCTACGACCTCGATCCGGGAGAAGTAATTGACATGCTGGTGGACATCGGGGCCGCTGAGTGGAAGGAGGATAAGTTTAAATACGAACTGGTGAAGAACAAGGAGCAGGCGCTGGAGATGCTGCTCAAGCACTTAGAGGGTGAGGAAAATGAAGATTGA
- a CDS encoding DNA-directed RNA polymerase subunit L: MKIEVIKREENVLEFYLEGEDHTFANLLNEVLHENKHVTFAGYTIEHPVLMARKPKFRVVTDGEVTPEKALEEAAQKIFDRARAVLEAWKAAIKE, from the coding sequence ATGAAGATTGAGGTCATCAAGCGTGAGGAAAACGTCCTTGAGTTCTACCTTGAGGGAGAGGATCACACCTTCGCCAACCTGCTCAACGAGGTGCTCCACGAGAACAAGCACGTGACCTTCGCGGGCTACACCATCGAGCACCCGGTCCTCATGGCCAGGAAGCCGAAGTTCAGGGTTGTAACTGACGGGGAGGTAACCCCAGAAAAGGCTCTAGAAGAGGCCGCACAGAAGATATTCGACAGGGCCAGGGCAGTCCTTGAGGCATGGAAGGCCGCCATTAAGGAGTAG
- a CDS encoding ribonuclease III family protein, translating into MQYGKDFTDKGLAKFGDSLVNFVFSLALSEYLGRPTGERVPNASLSIALELAGLRHVIPPRTDKHGKGDIAEAIFAYAWLEGRITVEEAVEILRENFTEDVTHFSRRKEAIGKAFAKVFKVIGERLGL; encoded by the coding sequence ATGCAATACGGGAAGGACTTCACGGATAAGGGGCTCGCAAAGTTCGGAGACTCACTGGTGAACTTCGTCTTCTCGCTGGCACTCAGTGAATACCTTGGGAGACCTACTGGGGAGAGGGTTCCAAACGCGTCGCTGAGCATAGCGCTTGAGCTCGCAGGACTGAGGCACGTTATTCCGCCGAGAACGGACAAGCACGGAAAGGGCGACATAGCGGAGGCAATCTTTGCCTACGCATGGCTGGAGGGGAGGATAACGGTTGAAGAAGCCGTCGAGATTTTGAGGGAGAACTTCACGGAAGACGTTACGCACTTCTCAAGAAGAAAGGAAGCGATAGGCAAGGCCTTCGCCAAGGTTTTCAAAGTAATAGGGGAGAGGTTGGGGTTATAG